In the genome of Micrococcales bacterium, one region contains:
- the prcA gene encoding proteasome subunit alpha, whose protein sequence is MTVPFYVSPEQIIKDKADYARKGIARGRSVVVAQYDQGILFVAENPSRALHKISEIYDRIAFAAVGKYNEFENLRVAGVRYADLRGFSYDRADVTSRGLANAYAQTLGTVFTEAQKPYEVEIIVAEVGVDEASDQLYRLTFDGSVGDEHGFVAMGGAAEAISNQLQEQWQPDLTLQEALRMAVAALAEHGGQGPRTLEEKQLEVAVLGRNRPRRAFRRLVGQELAGLLNGG, encoded by the coding sequence ATGACCGTCCCGTTCTACGTCTCGCCTGAGCAGATCATCAAGGACAAGGCGGACTACGCGCGCAAAGGTATTGCCCGGGGCCGCTCCGTCGTCGTCGCGCAGTACGACCAGGGCATCCTGTTCGTGGCGGAGAACCCCTCGCGGGCGCTGCACAAGATCAGCGAGATCTATGACCGGATCGCCTTCGCAGCGGTCGGCAAGTACAACGAATTCGAGAATCTGCGGGTGGCCGGTGTGCGGTACGCCGATCTGCGCGGATTCAGTTACGACCGGGCCGACGTCACCAGTCGCGGGCTGGCGAACGCCTACGCCCAGACCCTCGGCACCGTGTTCACCGAGGCCCAGAAGCCCTACGAGGTGGAGATCATCGTCGCCGAGGTGGGTGTCGACGAGGCCAGCGACCAGCTGTACCGACTGACCTTCGACGGGTCCGTCGGCGACGAGCACGGCTTCGTGGCCATGGGCGGAGCCGCAGAGGCGATCTCCAACCAACTGCAGGAGCAGTGGCAGCCGGATCTCACATTGCAGGAGGCCTTGAGGATGGCTGTCGCGGCGCTGGCCGAGCATGGCGGCCAGGGTCCGCGGACCCTGGAGGAGAAACAACTCGAAGTCGCGGTCCTCGGGCGGAACCGGCCGCGGCGGGCCTTCCGGCGACTGGTCGGTCAGGAGCTCGCAGGTTTGTTGAACGGCGGGTAG
- a CDS encoding FKBP-type peptidyl-prolyl cis-trans isomerase → MMEKPEIEFQDGPPPAELVITDLVVGDGPAAQPGGQVTVHYVGVDYGTGEQFDASWDRGEPIAFPLRGLIQGWQDGIPGMRVGGRRQLIIPPDLAYGTSGGHRLSGRTLIFVIDLLDA, encoded by the coding sequence CTGATGGAAAAGCCCGAGATCGAATTCCAGGACGGCCCGCCGCCGGCGGAGCTGGTCATCACCGACCTCGTGGTGGGCGACGGTCCAGCGGCGCAACCCGGCGGTCAGGTGACCGTGCACTACGTCGGTGTCGACTACGGGACCGGCGAGCAGTTCGACGCCTCGTGGGACCGGGGCGAACCCATCGCCTTCCCGCTGCGCGGGCTGATCCAGGGCTGGCAGGACGGGATTCCCGGCATGCGCGTGGGTGGTCGCCGACAATTGATCATCCCCCCGGACCTGGCGTACGGGACCTCCGGTGGCCACCGGCTGTCAGGTCGCACGCTGATCTTCGTGATCGATCTGCTCGACGCCTGA
- the tatC gene encoding twin-arginine translocase subunit TatC, with the protein MTAPVQHARAQMPLREHLRELRRRLVISLLAIALGAVVGWVYYVQIFDVISRPIQDVVAQAAAEGRDVRLVVAGVTDAFMLQVKVAVMAGLVLASPVWIYQLWAFVTPGLHARERRWVYLFVVLSVPLFLGGVLLAYVLMPKGLEVLLGFTPQNVGNYLPVDRYLSFFLRMVVVFGIGFLTPLFIVGLNMVGILSGKRLASAWRYIIFGVFIFAAVATPTGDPITMMLLATPVMVLVGAAVVFSLLNDRRRRRNAAEPDYEQWTDDEVSPISEPMDGEDPPRR; encoded by the coding sequence GTGACCGCGCCCGTCCAGCACGCGCGCGCCCAGATGCCCCTGCGGGAGCACCTGCGGGAACTGCGGCGCCGACTGGTGATCAGCCTGCTGGCCATCGCCCTCGGGGCGGTCGTCGGGTGGGTCTACTACGTCCAGATCTTCGATGTCATCTCCCGGCCGATCCAGGACGTGGTCGCGCAGGCCGCAGCGGAGGGCCGCGACGTGCGCCTGGTCGTCGCCGGGGTCACCGACGCCTTCATGCTCCAGGTGAAGGTGGCCGTCATGGCCGGCCTGGTGCTCGCCTCCCCGGTGTGGATCTACCAGTTGTGGGCGTTCGTGACCCCCGGTCTGCACGCCCGCGAACGCCGCTGGGTCTACCTCTTCGTCGTGCTGAGCGTCCCGCTGTTCCTCGGCGGGGTCCTGCTGGCTTATGTCCTCATGCCCAAGGGTCTCGAGGTGCTTCTGGGATTCACCCCGCAGAACGTCGGCAACTACCTGCCTGTGGACCGGTACCTGTCGTTCTTCCTGCGCATGGTCGTCGTGTTCGGCATCGGGTTCCTCACCCCGTTGTTCATCGTCGGCCTGAACATGGTGGGCATCCTCAGCGGCAAGCGGCTGGCTTCCGCCTGGCGCTACATCATCTTCGGCGTGTTCATATTCGCCGCCGTGGCCACCCCGACCGGTGACCCGATCACGATGATGCTGCTGGCCACCCCGGTGATGGTGCTGGTCGGGGCGGCGGTCGTGTTCAGCCTGCTCAACGACCGCCGACGGCGCCGCAACGCAGCGGAGCCGGACTACGAGCAGTGGACCGATGACGAGGTATCACCCATCAGCGAGCCAATGGACGGCGAGGACCCTCCGCGCCGATAG
- a CDS encoding proteasome accessory factor PafA2, producing the protein MSVMRIMGIETEYGVSSPGHPHANAMLMSSQVVSAYDRSTHSQRRSRTRWDYDVETPLRDARGFDMSRAEADPSQLTDDDVGMANVILTNGARFYVDHAHPEYSTPEVLTPFEAMLYDRAGQQIMAQAGRLASAEPGAQHIRLYKNNTDNKGASYGCHENYLMPRLTPFPRIVSAMIPFFVSRQVITGAGRVGVGQDGRTTGFQLTQRADFFEVEVGLETTLKRPIINTRDEPHADPEQYRRLHVIVGDANLSEYATYLKLGMTSLVLSMIEQEWDFAGFALRHPVRQLHEVSHDPELRYQMELADGRRLTAVQMQAEFVEQARKFVDDRYGSEADSPTLEILAEWETTLDSLLRDPGELATRLDWVAKRALLDGYRRRDGVDYGDPRLDLVDLQYSDVDPERGLWARLEKRDRLQRLTTDDQVAHAMVAPPESTRAYFRGECLRRYPQHVTAASWDSVIFDLPGRSALQRVPTLDPLRGTKAHVDALLAASPTAADLISALQSMRD; encoded by the coding sequence GTGAGTGTCATGCGGATCATGGGTATCGAGACGGAGTACGGGGTGTCCTCGCCGGGCCACCCGCACGCCAACGCGATGCTCATGTCCAGCCAAGTGGTCAGCGCCTACGACCGATCCACGCACTCCCAGCGCCGCAGTCGCACGCGGTGGGACTACGACGTGGAGACCCCCCTGCGCGATGCCCGCGGCTTCGACATGAGCAGAGCCGAGGCCGACCCGTCCCAACTGACCGACGACGACGTGGGGATGGCCAACGTCATCCTGACCAACGGGGCCCGGTTCTACGTCGACCACGCCCATCCGGAGTACTCGACCCCGGAGGTGCTCACCCCGTTCGAGGCCATGCTGTACGACCGGGCAGGCCAGCAGATCATGGCGCAGGCGGGGCGGCTGGCCTCCGCGGAGCCGGGTGCCCAGCACATCCGGCTGTACAAGAACAACACCGACAACAAAGGCGCCTCGTACGGCTGCCACGAGAACTACCTGATGCCACGACTCACCCCATTTCCACGCATCGTCTCGGCGATGATCCCCTTCTTCGTCAGCCGGCAGGTGATCACCGGGGCCGGGCGGGTCGGCGTCGGCCAGGACGGCCGCACCACGGGCTTCCAGCTCACGCAGCGAGCCGACTTCTTCGAGGTCGAGGTCGGTCTCGAGACCACCTTGAAGCGGCCCATCATCAACACCCGTGACGAACCGCATGCCGACCCGGAGCAGTACCGCAGGCTGCACGTCATCGTCGGCGACGCCAACCTCAGCGAGTACGCCACGTACCTCAAACTGGGGATGACCTCGCTGGTGCTGAGCATGATCGAGCAGGAGTGGGACTTCGCCGGCTTCGCTCTGCGCCATCCGGTGCGGCAATTGCACGAGGTGTCGCACGACCCCGAATTGCGCTACCAGATGGAACTGGCCGACGGGCGCCGGCTCACCGCTGTGCAGATGCAGGCCGAGTTCGTCGAGCAGGCACGCAAGTTCGTCGACGACCGCTATGGTTCCGAGGCCGACTCCCCCACCCTGGAGATCCTCGCCGAGTGGGAGACCACACTGGACTCGCTGCTGCGTGACCCGGGTGAACTCGCGACCCGACTGGACTGGGTTGCGAAACGGGCACTGCTGGACGGCTACCGGCGTCGGGACGGCGTGGACTACGGCGATCCGCGCTTGGACCTCGTCGACCTGCAGTACAGCGACGTCGACCCCGAGCGGGGCCTGTGGGCGCGGTTGGAGAAGCGGGACCGGCTGCAGCGGCTGACCACCGACGACCAGGTGGCACACGCGATGGTCGCGCCGCCGGAGTCCACCCGTGCCTACTTCCGTGGCGAGTGCCTGCGCCGCTACCCCCAGCACGTGACCGCGGCGAGTTGGGACTCTGTGATCTTCGACCTGCCGGGGCGCTCGGCGTTGCAGAGGGTTCCGACCCTCGACCCGCTGCGGGGAACCAAGGCGCACGTCGACGCACTTCTGGCCGCCAGCCCCACCGCGGCGGACCTCATCAGCGCACTGCAGTCGATGCGGGACTGA
- the tatA gene encoding Sec-independent protein translocase subunit TatA, whose translation MFSNLRGSEWLILILVVVLLFGARRLPDAARGLGRSLRIFKAETKGLTDSSAEGTPDADPAKAVDSPPATPEQPSVVEPPAGKQTPTQP comes from the coding sequence ATGTTCTCCAACCTTCGTGGGTCCGAGTGGCTGATCCTGATCCTGGTCGTCGTGCTGCTCTTCGGTGCCCGCCGCCTGCCGGACGCCGCGCGCGGCCTGGGCCGGTCACTGCGCATCTTCAAGGCCGAGACGAAGGGCCTCACCGACTCCTCTGCGGAGGGCACGCCCGACGCCGACCCCGCCAAGGCCGTGGACAGCCCACCGGCAACACCTGAACAGCCCAGTGTGGTCGAGCCGCCCGCGGGCAAGCAGACACCCACCCAACCTTGA
- the prcB gene encoding proteasome subunit beta produces MTQASGLPAYFLRPGSSFVEFLGEHDPAFFDRVRPTQSVDAPHGTTIVASQFDSGVVMAGDRRATMGNVIAQRDIQKVYPADEFSVVGIAGTAGIAVEMVRLFQTELEHFEKIEGTSLSLEGKANRLASFIRGNLGMAIQGLAVVPLFAGFDLSRDAGRIFSYDVTGGRYEEHQYHAVGSGSPFARGSLKKLYQPGQSATDAVRVCVQALYDAADDDSATGGPDLTRGIFPVVYTVDGGGVRRMPEGEMQALIDDVVAQRYRRPDGPVADEAGEAQA; encoded by the coding sequence GTGACACAGGCTTCCGGTCTGCCCGCATACTTCCTGCGACCCGGTTCCTCGTTCGTCGAGTTCCTCGGTGAGCACGATCCCGCCTTCTTCGACCGCGTGCGGCCCACTCAGTCCGTCGACGCGCCCCACGGGACGACGATCGTGGCCAGCCAGTTCGACTCCGGCGTGGTGATGGCCGGGGACCGCCGGGCCACCATGGGCAACGTCATCGCCCAGCGCGACATCCAGAAGGTCTATCCCGCTGACGAGTTCTCCGTGGTGGGTATCGCCGGTACCGCCGGGATCGCGGTCGAGATGGTACGGCTGTTCCAGACCGAACTCGAGCACTTCGAGAAGATCGAGGGCACGAGCCTGTCGCTGGAGGGCAAAGCCAACCGGTTGGCGTCGTTCATCCGCGGCAACCTGGGCATGGCGATCCAGGGGCTCGCGGTGGTCCCGCTCTTCGCCGGCTTCGACCTGTCCCGGGACGCCGGCCGGATCTTCTCCTACGACGTCACCGGCGGGCGCTACGAGGAGCACCAGTACCACGCCGTCGGCTCCGGCAGCCCGTTCGCGCGAGGCTCGCTGAAGAAGTTGTATCAGCCGGGCCAGTCGGCCACGGATGCCGTGCGGGTGTGTGTGCAGGCCTTGTACGACGCCGCGGACGACGACTCCGCCACCGGCGGACCCGACCTCACTCGGGGCATCTTCCCGGTCGTCTACACCGTCGACGGCGGCGGTGTGCGCCGCATGCCCGAGGGCGAGATGCAGGCGCTCATCGACGATGTGGTCGCTCAGCGCTACCGGCGGCCGGACGGACCGGTCGCCGACGAGGCGGGGGAGGCCCAAGCATGA
- a CDS encoding ubiquitin-like protein Pup, whose amino-acid sequence MADGQQHKHRSQTDKQSEDVVGEEVEAAAARKAEIDADVDSILDEIDDVLEENAEEFVASFVQKGGQ is encoded by the coding sequence ATGGCAGATGGTCAGCAGCACAAACATCGCTCGCAAACCGACAAGCAGAGCGAGGACGTCGTCGGCGAAGAGGTCGAGGCGGCCGCGGCACGCAAAGCGGAGATCGACGCGGATGTGGACTCCATCCTCGATGAGATCGACGACGTGCTCGAGGAGAACGCCGAGGAGTTCGTGGCCAGTTTCGTACAGAAGGGCGGCCAGTGA
- a CDS encoding FKBP-type peptidyl-prolyl cis-trans isomerase, with amino-acid sequence MRISRVAALAVVPLLLATACSSDSGATPSPSAPVSSAASPAGDAVSTDGVTVTGAANAEPTIAIDTAAAPPTELVVKEITAGTGKAVGPNSLVTVQYVGSAWSTGEVFDGSWATGEVQFPIKGVIPGWQNGLQGIKEGSRVLLIIPPDQGYGEAPPPGSGIGVNDTLVFVVDVTKVGS; translated from the coding sequence ATGCGTATCTCCCGTGTCGCCGCCCTCGCGGTGGTCCCCCTGCTGCTGGCAACTGCCTGCAGTTCCGACTCCGGTGCGACGCCGTCGCCCTCGGCTCCGGTGAGTTCGGCGGCCAGCCCCGCCGGTGACGCAGTGAGCACCGACGGCGTGACCGTCACCGGCGCCGCGAACGCCGAGCCCACGATCGCCATTGACACCGCGGCCGCACCTCCCACTGAGCTCGTCGTCAAGGAGATCACTGCTGGCACCGGCAAGGCCGTGGGACCCAACTCCCTGGTGACCGTTCAGTACGTGGGGTCGGCGTGGTCGACCGGCGAGGTCTTCGACGGTTCGTGGGCCACCGGTGAGGTGCAGTTCCCCATCAAGGGGGTCATCCCCGGCTGGCAGAACGGTCTGCAGGGCATCAAGGAGGGCTCGCGGGTGCTGCTGATCATCCCGCCGGACCAGGGCTACGGGGAAGCGCCGCCGCCCGGGTCGGGTATCGGTGTGAACGACACGCTGGTCTTCGTCGTCGACGTCACGAAGGTGGGTTCCTGA